Sequence from the Puniceicoccaceae bacterium genome:
ACCTGCGTGTGCGTTCTCAGCCAGTTCAGAAACTGCGGTGCACCTTCAAGCGGAGACATGCTGCCCACGACCTGACGAATTTCCCGCATGCCAATGCCATGTTCGTCGAGAATGCCGAGCCGGTAGCGCATGAGCACATTGTAGTCCGGCTCATCCCGGGTGGTGCGCTCAAGCGCTTCGATTCCAGTGAGTTGGGCGAGTCCTTTCCAGATTTCAGGTATCAGTACTCCTTCGAGATCAAGACAAACTAGGTGCATGGTGCGGTTGACAACAGGAGCGCACAGCCTAGGGGACGAACGCGGAATTATTCAACCATTGAATCGACTGGAGTGACAAAACGTTTGAGCGATGCACCCAGCTCGGAGGCATTGAGGAAGGAACCATAAATCGGGTCTTCTGCCTGTTCCATTTGCTGAAGTTGCTCGGCAAATGCTCCGCGGACCAGAACGGGGGCGAGTGCTGCACTTGGACCCTGATGGTTGAGGCGAAACCCGGGGATGCGTCCCTTGCCCCGGTTGGTGATTTGGGCGAAGGGAAAAGAAGTGGAGCCAGCACCCCAAACCAGACCATATTCATACGGGGAGACCAGCAGCAGTGAGGTATCCTGCCATCCTCCGTTGTCTTCAATCCAATCCTCGCAGAGTGTGAGTGCACGGAACCCGTTGACGACTTCTTCAATGGCTTCGCGCTGCAGTTCGGCACCGAGCAGGTAGGGCAGACGCCCAAGGTGAATGACGGCTATAAATCCCTTCGGTGATTGATTGAGAAAGTTGAGACCCATGCGAATCTGAAAGCGCATACTGTTTGCCAGATTTCCCGACAACCCGGATGCATCTGCCGCAATGGCCTGAGTTGAGGTGGTATCCCCAAACTGGAGCACGACCAGACGGCGTTCTGCAGCCTGCTGTGGCTGTGAACTCACTCCCAGCAGGTTTTCATCGCCAAAAATCACATTCCAACCACTCGCACGTGCACGATTTCGCAGATCCTGCCAATCGGACTGGGAAGCCACGACATAACGTGGATCGGAGTGTGCCTGCCCCAGTTCATTGTAGCGTGGGTGACCCGCTCCAACGTAGAGATCAAGTTGACTCGAGCGCACCAGATAGTTGAAGCGATTGCTGCCGGTGTCGCGGCTTTCGGAGCGAAATCCGGCAAGGATTGAAGCGACATCGTGTCCGATGGGCATGTCAGAAATCAGTGCGGTTTGCAGCTCATGGTGATCTGCCCATTCGAGCAGTTGCTGGGTCGGTGCGAGTGGCGATCCAGAGCGCGACGGATAGTTCATCCAATTCACCGCTGTATTGTAGCTGGGGATGCCGCTACCCAGTGCGGTTGCCGCCTGGAGTGGGTCTGTTGCCTGTTCAATGAGCCACCGGTACCCTCGAAAACTGCTGGTGGGAGCACCTGACGAAGCACCGATTTGTACGACAGTACCATCCCAGGCCGAGTGGGGGTTATAAGACGAAAGCAGTGCAGGGTCGGTTCCGTCGGGATGCGCCTGCGTGGTGAGCGGGTGGGTGGCCATGCTCTGGTAGTGCCACTGATGGTCGAGTCTCCAATCCCAGAGGGACGCGTCATCTGAGTAAAGTTGTCCGGCGGCAATCAGCTCATGTCCCAAGCCCTCCTGAACAATCAAAATGACCCTCTGCTTTGCGTTGAGGTTGGCAACGAAGAGTAAACTGATGGCGGCAAGCGCAATCCACCTGCAAGCGAACGTGATCATGATTTACATTCAACCCTGTCGTGCCTCAACCCTGTGGTTTGCGGAAAACATAGTCGGGGATTTCGGTGTTGATTTCGGTTTGCTCAACGCGGTTGGTCAGACTGAATGCAGGGGTGGAGGTTTCCACCTCCATCGGGATCATGAGATCTCCTACAGGTTGGTAGTTCTGCATTTTTGCCTTGATGCGATAGCTGCCACGCACACCGGCATCCAGCACTTGGTGAACTTCAACCAGGTAGTGAGTGAAGGGATTAAAAAACCAGGTTTCCTCCATGCCATCATGATCGATTAGCAACACCGGGATCATGCCGTCGCTGCGAGCTTCCTGTACCGTTCCCTTCTGGTAGTATTGTTCGATGTTGGTTTCCGGAAAAATCACGGAATCCTTAGCCGCCTGTTGAAGTTCGGTTCCCTCAAGGGTGCGGAAGCCTGTGATGGAGTTATTCTCCCAGGCAACCCCATCCTCGAACGCGCTTTGTATGGTCCCGATATCGGGGATCTCCATGATCATGGCATACGATTTGGGCCGCTTGAGGTAGATGGTCATCTGGCAAGTGATGCCCTCGTTTGCCATTTCGCAGGTGCCCAGCTGGATCATGGTGGACACCGCATTTTTCGCTTCTGTGCCGCCAGTGGCTTCATTGTACGCATCGATCAGGGCCTGGGCTTCCGGACTGATTTGAGCGGGAAGCAGCGTGGGAAGCAGCGCACCCAGAGTGATGACGAAGAAACGAATGGTGAGTTTCATTTTGGAAAAGGGATGTGTTGAGAAAGATTGCAGCGGAACTGCACCCGTTCAAGGGAGCTTACGAGGAGTTTCATGCAGATCAAGCTTCGCTTTGAAACGATTCCTGGGGAATTGGCATTGATGGTACTACCGATGGCATTGGGGTGACTTTGTTGTCAGCTTGCGGACTTTGCAGTTGGCTGCGAATCCAGTGTATGGCCGCTTCGAGGGTTGCATCCCGTTTATTCCTCAGATCCTCGCGAGTGGTGACAATGGTTGTATCGGGACGAACCCCGGTTCCCTCAATGGTGTGCCCCTCCGCACTGAGATAGGTGGCAACTGGGAGTTGCAATGACCAGTTCCCTTCAAGTTTGAGCCATTTGGATGGCAGGGCTGCCCCCATGCTCGGCTGTCCGAACAGACGTGCTCGCCCCGCTTCCTGGAGTCCGAGTGCAAAGATTTCGCTGGTGGATGCGCTGAATGCATCGATGAGAATGGCGACCGGACCCAGAAAGGCACCGGGCTGAGGGTCCGCAAAAAATCCAATCCATCCCTGCTTCAGATTCAGGGTGCCCAGCTGGAATGCGTGATCGGTCAACAAACCTGCGAGGGCATTCGCCATCAAGCCCATTCCACCCGGGTTTCCGCGAAGGTCGAGGATGAGTCCGACATCATCGGGAAGTTCGAGCAGGGCTTTCCGTATTTCCGGAAGCAGGTCATAGACAAATGCGGTGAAACGCAGGATGTGGATGTTGCCCTCTCTGCGCGAATCGAACTCGAACGGCAGAGAATCGAGATTTCCGATGGAGCGCGACCAGCGCCCGTACCAGGTCGTGTATGTGCCCGTTGCTTCGAAGGACTGGCCTGAAGGCTTCCTGGCGCGGATTTTCCACGTATCGCCATTTGGACCAAAGTTGAGCAGGGGAGTGGAGGCGAGTGTTTGCACGGAGGCTCCTTGCTGCACAGATGGCAGTCGCCGACCATTCAGGTGGGTGACTTCGTCTCCCGGTTCGAGAGAGATGCCTGTGCGACCAGAAGTTTGCTGCAACCCTGCAACATACCAATGGTCCTCGATCCATTGGAAACGGATGCCAGTATGAGAGCGTCCGCGGGCTTGGATCTCGTCGGTGTTAGTGTATAGCTCATCATACAGCCGCAAGTGGCTGATGCCGAGCGACTGGAACGCCTGTTGAACGGCGTTGGCGAATGCACTGCGAGTTCGTACTGTGGAGGCCTCTTCGATGAGATTGCTGCGAAGGGACTGCCATTTGCGGAGTTCATGCTCAGGGAAGGGATATTGTGTTTCGAGGGCTTCGAGAATGGCTTTCAGCGGGAAACGATCAACGCCTTCCTCGGTCAGATGTGAGGTGGACGAGAGTGGTTGAACTGAGGATGCCAGCGCGAGCAAACTCATCAGCACTGTCACAGCCAGGGCCAGACTGAGCCGCAATCGATGTGGGGACAGCAGGTGATCGCAGGTCGCTATCAATAGGTTGCACACGACTAAACAACAAAGCGTTGCCAGGGAATAAACCTGGCAACGCTTTTCCATCAAAGTCAACCACCACACAGGAGAGTGCGGTGCAATGTTACTGGTAGGCCGGCAGCTTTTTCGCAATGCGCGATCCACTGAGCTTCACAAAGGAAGGCAATCCTTTTTCGTAGGGAACCTGAACCTCTCCCTGAATCAATGGACTTGCATACCGGAAAAAGTTGAAATTCATCGTCACGCCGTCCTCGTTGATCCAATTTTTGGGCAGGTGTTTCACACCATTGGCAACTTCGTCGAGCGGTATCAGACTGGTTTCGCAACGGTATTGGTCCGATTCGGCACGGGTGAGTGTGACCATTTTGTCGGTCTCTCCTTTGACTGCAGCGATGACGGCGGCCTGACCTGCCATGAATGCTTCATCATTGTCAGTTTGGCTCGAGCAGTGCACGGCAGCGCGCTGAGTGTGACCCGGGCGTGCGGAGCGCGCCTTGACGCCCAAACGCTCCTCAGCGAGAGTCGCAAGGTATTCGCCGGAACCCCCCAGCTGGCTATGACCGAACGCATCAGCAGCAGCACTGGTGGTGGAGATGTAGTTGCCGTCTTCATCGACGAGACCTTCGCCTACCACGACGAAGCAGTATTTTTGTTTTTGCAGAACCTTCTGAACATCTTCGAGGTATTTTTCGGCGGAGAAAGGAACTTCGGGCAAGTAGATCAGGTGTGGCGGACTGTTGGGGTCATCGCGGTGTTTGGCGAGCGAAGAACCCGCAGCAATCCATCCTGCCGTGCGTCCCATGACTTCGAGCACAAACACGAGATCGTGCTGACCCATTCCTTCAATATCCTTGGAGGTTTCGCGCACCAGTGTGGAAACGTATTTGATCACGCTTCCGTAGCCCGGGCAGTGATCGGTCCCCACGAGATCGTTGTCGACGGTTTTGGGGATGCCGATGACGCGCAGTTCGTATCCACGCTCCTGTGCCAACTTTGAGATTTTATTGGCGGAGTCCTGTGAATCGTTGCCGCCAATGTAGAAGAAATAGCGGATGTTGTGTGCCTGAAACACTTCGAGCACCCGGTCAAAATCCTGCGATTGCTTCAGTTTGAAACGACAAGTGCCAAGTGCGGAAGCTGGCGTGTGACGCAGCCCGCGAATGGTTTGCTGGGATTCGTCGGCCAGATCGATCAGCTCTTCGTTGAGAATGCCGAGGATGCCGTTCATGCCCCCATAAATTTCTTCGATACACTCGTGGTTGAGTGCTTCGGACACCGCACCCGCCAGACTGGCGTTGATCACGGTGGTAGGCCCCCCCGATTGTGCGATTAAACAGTTTCCGATAAGTTCTTCAGACATGCCAGTTTCTATAGATGATTCAGAGGTCGAGTCGAAGAAATTAATCGTTGTTCGTCAATATCCTTGTCGGTGGAATTCAATTTTGTTGACCCTGCTTGCCAATTATTGTCATAGGGAAGAGCGCCTTGGTTCAGGGGTGCGCCGCAAATCCCAAAACCCAAACTGACCTCGCACCTGCATGAAGATCCTGATGGTCGCACCCGAGGTGGTGCCGTTTTCAAAAGTTGGAGGACTGGCTGACGTGGCCGGGGCACTTCCGCTGGAACTCACTCGCATGGGGCATGATGTTCGCATTGTCTGCCCGAAGTATTCCTTCATTCGTCCCGAATCGAGCTGGAAGGCACACGAGCAAGCGCTGCACGTCTATCTCGGCAGAGAAGTGCGGTTTTGTCAGGTCTGGGAGACCCGGCTGGCAGACGAGGCTACTCCGGTTTATTTGCTGGAACACGATGCCTACTTTGACGTGCCGACGGTGTATTCTGATGACTATCGTGAATACGAGCGCGAGGGTTACCGCTTTGCATTTTTCAGCCGTGCGAGCCTCGATCTCTGTCATTTTCTCGACTGGATTCCGGACGTCATTCACTGTCATGACTGGACAACCGGACTGGTGCCAGCCCATCTGAATACCCGTGAGCTGGGAAAACCCCTGGGGAAGACAGCATCGGTGTTGACGATTCACAATCTTCAGTTTCAGGGCATTTTTCATTATGACGTATTGCCGTACAGCGGACTGCCCATGAGCCTGTTCAAGGCTGATGGGCTGGAGTGCTATGGCCGGGTGAACTACATGAAGGGTGCCATCTATCACTCCCAGAAGGTGACAACCGTCAGCCCGACCTACGCCCATGAAATTCAGACTGCTGAGTTTGGGTTTGGGTTGCAGAACACGTTGAAATTCAAGGCATCGGACCTCATTGGTATCGTCAATGGTGTGGATTTGTCGGAGTGGAATCCGGCGACAGACCGCCATTTGCCAGCTCCGTTCTCGAAGGACGACCTTTCGGGAAAACGTGCGGCAAAACAGGCGCTGCAGGAAGCCTTTGGACTCGAAGTGGATCCGGGTAAGCCGATCTTTGTCATGGTGACCCGCATGTTCAGCCAAAAGGGACTTGATGTGCTGCTGCAGGCTGCTCCTCGTGTGATGGAAGAAATGCACGTGCAGATCGCGATTTTGGGAAGCGGGGATGCTCAACTCGAGCACGGATTTCGGATGCTGGCCGAGCGCTTCCCCGGACGCGTTGGGGCCTACATTGGCTACAACAATCCCCTGGCCCACCTCACCTATGCTGGTGGGGATTTTCTCTTGATGCCCAGCCGCTTCGAACCCTGTGGACTGAGCCAGATGTATGCGATGGCCTATGGCACCCTGCCGGTTGTTCGCTCCACAGGTGGACTGGTTGACACCGTGCAGCAATATGAGGAGGGCAAGGGCATCGGCACGGGTTTCAAATTTGATCACCTGACAGTGGATGCCCTTTATTACACGATGGGATGGGCCTGTGCGACCTTTTACGACCGAAAAGAGGAACTCACCCAGCTGCAGCGTAACGCGATGCAGCAGGATT
This genomic interval carries:
- a CDS encoding S41 family peptidase, translating into MEKRCQVYSLATLCCLVVCNLLIATCDHLLSPHRLRLSLALAVTVLMSLLALASSVQPLSSTSHLTEEGVDRFPLKAILEALETQYPFPEHELRKWQSLRSNLIEEASTVRTRSAFANAVQQAFQSLGISHLRLYDELYTNTDEIQARGRSHTGIRFQWIEDHWYVAGLQQTSGRTGISLEPGDEVTHLNGRRLPSVQQGASVQTLASTPLLNFGPNGDTWKIRARKPSGQSFEATGTYTTWYGRWSRSIGNLDSLPFEFDSRREGNIHILRFTAFVYDLLPEIRKALLELPDDVGLILDLRGNPGGMGLMANALAGLLTDHAFQLGTLNLKQGWIGFFADPQPGAFLGPVAILIDAFSASTSEIFALGLQEAGRARLFGQPSMGAALPSKWLKLEGNWSLQLPVATYLSAEGHTIEGTGVRPDTTIVTTREDLRNKRDATLEAAIHWIRSQLQSPQADNKVTPMPSVVPSMPIPQESFQSEA
- a CDS encoding 6-phosphofructokinase, with translation MSEELIGNCLIAQSGGPTTVINASLAGAVSEALNHECIEEIYGGMNGILGILNEELIDLADESQQTIRGLRHTPASALGTCRFKLKQSQDFDRVLEVFQAHNIRYFFYIGGNDSQDSANKISKLAQERGYELRVIGIPKTVDNDLVGTDHCPGYGSVIKYVSTLVRETSKDIEGMGQHDLVFVLEVMGRTAGWIAAGSSLAKHRDDPNSPPHLIYLPEVPFSAEKYLEDVQKVLQKQKYCFVVVGEGLVDEDGNYISTTSAAADAFGHSQLGGSGEYLATLAEERLGVKARSARPGHTQRAAVHCSSQTDNDEAFMAGQAAVIAAVKGETDKMVTLTRAESDQYRCETSLIPLDEVANGVKHLPKNWINEDGVTMNFNFFRYASPLIQGEVQVPYEKGLPSFVKLSGSRIAKKLPAYQ
- the glgA gene encoding glycogen synthase GlgA yields the protein MKILMVAPEVVPFSKVGGLADVAGALPLELTRMGHDVRIVCPKYSFIRPESSWKAHEQALHVYLGREVRFCQVWETRLADEATPVYLLEHDAYFDVPTVYSDDYREYEREGYRFAFFSRASLDLCHFLDWIPDVIHCHDWTTGLVPAHLNTRELGKPLGKTASVLTIHNLQFQGIFHYDVLPYSGLPMSLFKADGLECYGRVNYMKGAIYHSQKVTTVSPTYAHEIQTAEFGFGLQNTLKFKASDLIGIVNGVDLSEWNPATDRHLPAPFSKDDLSGKRAAKQALQEAFGLEVDPGKPIFVMVTRMFSQKGLDVLLQAAPRVMEEMHVQIAILGSGDAQLEHGFRMLAERFPGRVGAYIGYNNPLAHLTYAGGDFLLMPSRFEPCGLSQMYAMAYGTLPVVRSTGGLVDTVQQYEEGKGIGTGFKFDHLTVDALYYTMGWACATFYDRKEELTQLQRNAMQQDFSWKLPAKQYEQVYAWAVEARTGVYPL